One region of Gorilla gorilla gorilla isolate KB3781 chromosome 15, NHGRI_mGorGor1-v2.1_pri, whole genome shotgun sequence genomic DNA includes:
- the RIOX1 gene encoding ribosomal oxygenase 1, translating into MDGLQASAGPLRRGRPRRRRKPQPHSGSVLALPLRPRKIRKQLRSVVSRMAALRTQTLPSEDSEDSRVESTADDLGDALPGGAAVAAVPDAARREPYGHLGPAELLEASPAARSLQTPPARLVPASAPPARLVEVPAAPVRVVETSALLCTAQHLAAVQSSGAPATASGPQVDNTGGEPAWDSPLRRVLAELNRIPSSRRRAARLFEWLIAPMPPDHFYRRLWEREAVLVRRQDHTYYQGLFSTADLDSMLRNEEVQFGQHLDAARYINGRRETLNPPGRALPAAAWSLYQAGCSLRLLCPQAFSTTVWQFLAVLQEQFGSMAGSNVYLTPPNSQGFAPHYDDIEAFVLQLEGRKLWRVYRPRVPTEELALTSSPNLSQDDLGEPVLQTVLEPGDLLYFPRGFIHQAECQDGVHSLHLTLSTYQRNTWGDFLEAILPLAVQAAMEENVEFRRGLPRDFMDYMGAQHSDSKDPRRTAFMEKVRVLVARLGHFAPVDAVADQRAKDFIHDSLPPVLTDRERALSVYGLPIRWEAGEPVNVGAQLTTETEVHMLQDGIARLVGEGGHLFLYYTVENSRVYHLEEPKCLEIYPQQADAMELLLRSYPEFVRVGDLPCDSVEDQLSLATMLYDKGLLLTKMPLALN; encoded by the coding sequence GGCGGCCGAGGCGCCGGCGCAAGCCCCAGCCACACAGCGGGTCggtcctggccctgcccttgaggcCCAGGAAGATACGAAAGCAGCTGCGAAGTGTTGTATCCCGCATGGCAGCGCTGAGGACGCAGACGCTGCCTAGCGAGGACTCGGAGGACTCGAGGGTGGAGTCGACGGCCGACGACCTGGGGGACGCGCTACCCGGTGGGGCGGCGGTGGCGGCCGTCCCGGACGCAGCCCGGCGAGAGCCATACGGCCACCTGGGGCCCGCAGAGCTGCTGGAGGCCTCGCCCGCCGCGCGCTCCCTGCAGACCCCGCCGGCGCGCCTGGTGCCCGCTTCCGCGCCGCCCGCGCGCCTGGTGGAGGTGCCCGCCGCGCCGGTCCGGGTGGTGGAGACCTCGGCCCTGCTGTGCACCGCGCAACACTTAGCGGCCGTCCAGTCGTCCGGGGCCCCTGCGACGGCGTCGGGGCCGCAGGTGGATAACACGGGTGGGGAGCCGGCCTGGGACTCCCCGCTGCGGCGCGTCTTGGCCGAGCTGAACCGCATCCCCAGCAGCCGGCGGCGAGCGGCCCGCCTCTTTGAGTGGCTCATCGCGCCCATGCCGCCAGATCACTTCTACCGGCGCCTATGGGAGCGCGAGGCGGTGCTGGTGCGGCGGCAGGACCACACCTACTACCAGGGACTTTTCTCTACCGCCGACCTGGATTCGATGCTGCGCAACGAGGAGGTGCAGTTCGGCCAGCATTTGGACGCCGCTCGCTACATCAACGGACGACGCGAGACCCTGAACCCACCCGGCCGCGCGCTGCCCGCCGCCGCGTGGTCCCTGTACCAGGCCGGCTGCTCCCTGCGCCTCCTCTGTCCGCAGGCTTTCTCTACCACTGTGTGGCAGTTTTTGGCTGTGCTtcaagagcagtttggaagcatgGCAGGCTCCAACGTTTACCTCACGCCCCCTAACTCGCAGGGCTTTGCCCCCCACTACGACGACATCGAGGCCTTCGTGCTGCAGCTGGAAGGTAGGAAACTCTGGCGTGTATACCGACCCCGAGTCCCAACTGAGGAACTGGCTCTGACATCCAGCCCCAACTTGAGTCAGGACGACCTCGGTGAGCCGGTGCTGCAGACCGTGCTGGAACCTGGAGATTTGCTGTATTTTCCTCGGGGCTTCATTCACCAAGCTGAATGCCAGGATGGAGTCCACTCTCTGCACCTCACCTTGTCCACGTACCAGCGCAATACCTGGGGTGACTTCTTAGAGGCCATACTGCCTCTGGCAGTGCAGGCTGCAATGGAAGAAAATGTGGAGTTTCGGAGGGGTCTGCCCCGAGACTTCATGGATTACATGGGGGCCCAGCATTCAGATTCTAAGGATCCGCGAAGAACCGCTTTCATGGAGAAGGTGCGGGTCTTGGTTGCCCGCCTGGGACACTTTGCTCCTGTTGATGCTGTGGCCGACCAGCGAGCCAAAGACTTCATTCACGATTCTCTGCCCCCTGTTTTGACTGATAGGGAGAGGGCACTAAGTGTTTACGGGCTTCCAATTCGCTGGGAAGCTGGAGAACCTGTAAACGTGGGGGCCCAGTTGACAACAGAAACAGAAGTCCATATGCTTCAGGATGGGATAGCTCGGCTGGTGGGTGAGGGGGGCCATTTGTTTCTCTATTACACAGTGGAAAACTCCCGTGTGTATCATCTGGAAGAACCCAAGTGCTTGGAAATATACCCCCAGCAAGCTGATGCCATGGAACTGTTGCTTCGTTCTTATCCAGAGTTTGTGAGAGTGGGGGACCTGCCCTGTGACAGTGTGGAGGACCAGCTTTCCTTGGCAACCATGTTGTATGATAAGGGGCTGCTGCTCACTAAGATGCCTCTAGCCCTAAATTAG